From a single Brassica napus cultivar Da-Ae chromosome C9, Da-Ae, whole genome shotgun sequence genomic region:
- the LOC125592740 gene encoding probable aspartic proteinase GIP2 translates to MGGHTHLIVFVSMFAAITLISEAQYILPIFKHEPSKQYYTLIYIGSATTSSPVNLLLDLGTNLTWLNCRNIKSLSSLRLVTCESSTCKSISGNGCDGKICLYREPSPFLLTNHTVTKTDRVVQDKATIFSTESGIPPSLVSFRPFTFSCAVQKNLQGIA, encoded by the coding sequence ATGGGTGGCCATACGCATCTCATCGTCTTCGTCTCCATGTTTGCAGCCATAACTCTGATATCGGAAGCCCAATACATTCTCCCGATCTTCAAACACGAACCCTCCAAACAATATTACACACTTATCTACATCGGATCCGCCACAACGTCGTCTCCCGTTAACCTCCTCCTCGATCTTGGAACCAACCTCACGTGGCTCAACTGCCGCAACATCAAATCTTTATCATCACTTCGCCTCGTTACTTGCGAGAGCTCCACCTGCAAATCCATTTCCGGCAATGGCTGCGACGGAAAAATCTGTCTTTACCGTGAACCAAGTCCTTTCCTCCTCACAAACCACACCGTGACCAAAACCGACCGTGTCGTTCAAGACAAAGCCACCATCTTCTCTACAGAGAGCGGAATACCACCCTCCCTTGTCTCTTTCCGCCCCTTCACATTCTCCTGCGCCGTCCAGAAAAACCTCCAAGGCATTGCCTGA
- the LOC125593060 gene encoding probable aspartic proteinase GIP2 — protein MGATSSYDTPVFGGKNPVPMTLTPLKIDSGKYLISPTSIYVDGIPLSLNPSLLEGGAQLSTVVPYTVLQTDVYNALAQSFTLKATKIGMTETTGHAPFKHCFEDSASGKNIDGSVMEIGLPGNGKEVKWRFQGENMVERVSETVICLAFVDGGKKPNESMVIGTHQLQEYLIEFDFSTMRVAFSDPLVLHNTRCYMQ, from the exons ATGGGCGCCACAAGTTCTTATGATACCCCGGTCTTCGGTGGAAAGAATCCCGTTCCGATGACTTTAACGCCCTTAAAAATTGACTCGGGAAAATATCTAATCTCCCCCACGTCAATCTACGTTGACGGAATCCCTTTATCGTTGAACCCAAGTTTGCTTGAAGGAGGAGCCCAGCTCAGCACGGTGGTTCCTTACACCGTACTACAAACCGATGTCTACAATGCTCTTGCTCAGTCTTTTACGCTTAAAGCAAcg AAAATAGGAATGACTGAGACCACAGGACACGCACCATTTAAACATTGTTTCGAAGATAGCGCTTCCGGGAAGAACATAGATGGGTCGGTGATGGAGATTGGGCTGCCAGGGAATGGAAAGGAGGTGAAGTGGAGGTTTCAAGGTGAAAATATGGTGGAGAGAGTATCAGAGACGGTTATTTGTTTGGCATTCGTCGACGGAGGAAAGAAACCTAATGAGTCCATGGTCATTGGAACACATCAGCTTCAAGAATATTTGATCGAATTCGATTTTAGCACCATGCGAGTGGCTTTTAGTGACCCACTTGTGCTCCATAACACTCGCTGCTACATGCAGTAG